One stretch of Pedobacter riviphilus DNA includes these proteins:
- a CDS encoding gliding motility protein RemB — MKKILFLLFLVVSIYKVKAQAVYQPYSYQFYQKLSSEIYNPNRRFHSALKPFFIDDSLLRDKNALLMNVGVDSTRKSWAARKLFQEHLFDIQKEDYTVYADFLPDFQIGRDFSGKKNTYLNTRGYQVGGTIGKKFSFYTSGFENQGRFANYYRNYISQTGVVPGQSYNRVGGKYGQGYNPDINPLTADWSYVTATLSYTPSKYLNITAGYDKNFVGDGYRSLLLSDYASPYPFLKLTGNLGDVQYMVMWAAMQDPSAPQLSYETGFRKKGGVFHYLDWNVNNRLSIGFFDSIVWAQTDDAGNSRGFDWGYANPIIFLRPIEASSGSPDNALIGFTSKYKFAKELVAYGQFSLDEFQAKEFFSSEGSSRNKYAWQLGLRGADVFKVEGLNYLLEYNTAKPYTFSSRKPIINYAQYGEPLAHPLGANFRELIGLLNYSYKRFDFSGELMYAKYGLDEAGQNYGKNIFEPYTDAVKANGNYTTQGIRTDLFYAEGKVAYVVNPKYNLRLELGGVVRRESNNLGKNTTGLITFGLRSSFRNLYTDF; from the coding sequence ATGAAGAAAATCTTATTCCTCCTATTTTTAGTCGTTTCCATTTACAAAGTGAAAGCCCAGGCTGTTTACCAACCTTACTCTTATCAGTTTTATCAGAAGCTGAGTAGCGAGATTTATAATCCCAATAGACGCTTTCATAGTGCTTTAAAGCCTTTCTTTATCGATGATAGCTTGCTGAGGGATAAAAATGCACTTTTAATGAATGTTGGGGTAGACTCGACGAGAAAATCATGGGCAGCCAGAAAGTTGTTTCAAGAACATTTATTTGATATTCAAAAAGAAGATTATACAGTTTATGCAGACTTTTTACCAGATTTTCAGATAGGGCGTGATTTTTCGGGAAAGAAAAATACTTATCTAAATACCCGTGGTTACCAGGTTGGGGGTACGATAGGGAAGAAATTTTCTTTTTATACCAGTGGGTTTGAAAATCAAGGTCGGTTTGCCAATTATTATAGAAATTATATTAGTCAAACTGGAGTTGTTCCTGGTCAATCTTATAACCGTGTCGGTGGTAAATATGGTCAAGGTTATAATCCCGATATCAATCCCCTAACTGCAGATTGGTCGTATGTAACGGCTACACTATCTTATACGCCATCTAAATATTTAAACATCACAGCCGGTTATGATAAAAATTTTGTTGGTGATGGTTATCGTTCATTATTGCTATCGGATTATGCATCTCCATATCCATTTTTAAAATTAACGGGTAATTTGGGGGATGTACAATATATGGTGATGTGGGCAGCCATGCAAGATCCTAGTGCACCGCAATTATCTTACGAAACTGGATTTAGGAAAAAAGGAGGTGTATTTCATTACCTTGATTGGAATGTGAATAACCGCTTATCTATCGGGTTCTTTGATTCGATTGTTTGGGCACAAACTGATGATGCTGGAAACAGCAGAGGATTTGATTGGGGTTATGCTAATCCAATTATCTTCTTAAGGCCCATAGAAGCTTCAAGTGGTTCACCAGACAATGCATTGATTGGATTTACCAGTAAATATAAATTTGCTAAAGAATTGGTCGCTTATGGTCAATTTTCTTTAGATGAGTTTCAGGCAAAAGAATTTTTTTCTTCAGAGGGAAGTTCTAGAAATAAATATGCATGGCAATTGGGATTGAGGGGGGCAGATGTTTTTAAAGTTGAAGGCCTAAATTATTTATTAGAATATAATACGGCTAAGCCTTACACATTTTCATCACGTAAACCAATTATTAACTATGCACAGTATGGCGAACCCCTAGCACATCCTCTTGGCGCAAATTTTAGAGAACTTATTGGCTTATTAAATTACTCTTATAAACGTTTTGATTTTAGCGGGGAATTGATGTATGCTAAATATGGTTTAGATGAAGCCGGACAGAATTATGGCAAAAATATTTTCGAACCGTATACAGATGCGGTAAAAGCAAATGGGAATTATACCACCCAGGGTATCCGTACCGATCTTTTTTATGCTGAAGGGAAAGTAGCTTATGTAGTTAACCCAAAATACAACCTCCGCTTAGAACTAGGTGGTGTGGTTAGGAGAGAAAGTAACAATTTAGGTAAGAATACTACCGGATTAATTACCTTCGGTTTACGAAGCTCGTTCAGGAATTTGTATACTGATTTTTAG
- a CDS encoding undecaprenyl-phosphate glucose phosphotransferase encodes MVNIVYFFAYEFTAYMGKAVSSELQWHYIVVCNLIWIVSTTSFGLYSEYGSRRIERIYRGTWKSVVLHAVLFSIYLFFSKQNDFSRSFLVIFYGMLAILFLVNRFIGTSFQFLLFNHLRGVKSVAIMGNNATGLQLASYFEKQRYIEFHGFINDVPEDYLDRNGQISDVVGRQFKMAVDKGIKDIYVTIAPERMADMTLLTEEAERQCVRLKFIPDISGALLSPYTVSYLGNEFPVISLRSEPLEKIHNRFKKRAIDVIFSGLVILFVLSWLYPIIALLIKMQSKGPVLFKQLRSGRDDEPFWCFKFRSMRMNADSDKRQASKNDDRITPIGKFLRKSSLDELPQFFNVFMGHMSVVGPRPHMLSHTEQYKGIVDQFMVRHFLKPGITGWAQVNGYRGETKEDYKMVKRVEHDIWYLENWSAMLDVKIIFMTVINMVKGEENAF; translated from the coding sequence ATGGTCAATATTGTGTACTTTTTTGCCTACGAATTTACCGCTTATATGGGTAAAGCGGTAAGTTCTGAATTACAATGGCATTATATTGTAGTATGTAATTTGATCTGGATTGTGAGTACCACCAGTTTTGGACTTTATAGCGAATATGGGTCACGCAGAATAGAGCGGATCTACCGCGGAACCTGGAAAAGTGTGGTTTTACATGCGGTTTTATTTTCTATTTACCTTTTCTTTTCTAAACAAAATGATTTCTCCAGATCCTTTTTAGTTATTTTTTATGGGATGCTGGCCATTTTGTTTCTAGTGAACCGTTTTATAGGCACCTCCTTTCAGTTCTTATTATTTAATCATTTACGAGGTGTTAAGTCTGTGGCTATCATGGGTAATAATGCAACGGGCTTACAGTTGGCGAGCTATTTCGAAAAACAGCGCTATATCGAATTTCATGGTTTTATTAACGATGTGCCAGAAGATTATCTAGACCGCAATGGGCAGATTTCGGATGTGGTGGGACGTCAGTTTAAAATGGCTGTTGATAAAGGGATTAAAGATATTTATGTGACCATTGCGCCAGAACGCATGGCCGATATGACCTTGCTTACAGAAGAGGCAGAACGCCAATGTGTGCGCTTAAAGTTTATTCCGGATATTAGCGGCGCCTTATTGTCGCCTTATACGGTAAGCTATCTGGGAAACGAATTCCCTGTGATTTCTTTACGTTCTGAGCCCCTGGAGAAAATACATAATCGCTTTAAAAAACGTGCTATTGACGTTATATTTAGTGGTTTGGTGATTTTGTTTGTGTTAAGCTGGTTATATCCGATCATTGCATTGTTAATTAAAATGCAAAGTAAAGGGCCTGTTTTATTTAAACAATTGAGAAGTGGGCGGGATGACGAACCTTTTTGGTGTTTTAAATTTAGGAGCATGCGTATGAACGCTGATAGTGATAAACGACAAGCGAGCAAAAACGATGACCGGATTACGCCAATAGGGAAGTTCTTAAGGAAGTCGAGTTTGGATGAATTGCCTCAGTTTTTTAATGTATTTATGGGGCATATGAGTGTAGTTGGCCCCCGTCCGCATATGTTAAGTCATACCGAACAATACAAAGGTATTGTAGATCAATTTATGGTGCGCCACTTTTTAAAACCAGGTATTACAGGTTGGGCACAGGTAAACGGTTACCGTGGTGAAACTAAAGAAGATTACAAAATGGTAAAGCGGGTAGAGCACGACATATGGTATCTGGAGAATTGGAGTGCCATGCTTGATGTCAAAATTATTTTTATGACTGTGATTAATATGGTTAAAGGTGAAGAGAATGCCTTTTAG
- a CDS encoding NAD-dependent epimerase/dehydratase family protein — protein sequence MNHIIFGGSGFIGTHLKRYITETLVLSDQVTSYDIRKKVSDGFTELDIRKPIFLDLDNVSDSIIYNLAAVHTTPGHPDHEYFEANIFGAQNVCDFARNNDINTIVFTSSIAPYGASEEYKTEETLPMPNTPYGISKLTAEYIHKLWQSEDTENRKLVIVRPGVVFGKQEGGNFTRLYNSLKKGFFFYPGRKDTIKASVYVKDVARILYEAGQKEKPGHVTYNLTYFPAPTIEEICVTMAKATQTKAPKLLVPGWALKSAAGSAYFGARVLGKNISGIHPDRVKKLMISTNISGEKLSLSPYKLQFSLKEALEDWYQDCEKTGLY from the coding sequence ATGAATCATATAATATTTGGAGGATCGGGTTTTATTGGTACACACCTAAAACGGTACATAACAGAGACTTTAGTGCTGTCTGATCAGGTAACTAGTTACGACATCCGTAAAAAGGTTAGTGATGGATTTACTGAGCTTGATATCCGTAAGCCGATTTTCTTAGATTTAGATAACGTTAGTGATAGTATTATTTACAATCTAGCTGCAGTACATACAACTCCTGGACATCCCGATCACGAATATTTCGAAGCCAATATATTTGGCGCTCAAAATGTTTGCGATTTTGCCAGGAATAATGATATTAATACTATTGTTTTTACCAGCTCAATTGCTCCTTATGGTGCGTCTGAGGAGTATAAAACGGAAGAAACTTTACCCATGCCGAATACCCCTTATGGTATTTCTAAGTTAACGGCAGAATATATCCATAAGCTTTGGCAGTCAGAAGATACTGAAAACCGAAAACTTGTGATTGTTAGGCCGGGAGTAGTTTTTGGTAAGCAAGAGGGTGGTAACTTTACTCGATTATATAATTCGCTAAAAAAAGGGTTCTTTTTTTATCCCGGAAGAAAGGACACCATAAAGGCTAGTGTATATGTAAAAGACGTGGCCAGGATATTATATGAAGCTGGTCAAAAGGAAAAGCCGGGGCATGTTACCTACAATTTAACTTATTTCCCTGCACCTACTATCGAAGAAATTTGTGTTACCATGGCTAAAGCTACCCAAACTAAAGCACCAAAACTTTTGGTGCCTGGCTGGGCATTAAAATCAGCAGCTGGTTCAGCCTATTTTGGTGCGAGGGTATTGGGTAAAAATATTAGTGGTATCCATCCGGATCGCGTAAAGAAGTTAATGATTTCTACTAATATCTCTGGAGAAAAGCTTAGTCTATCTCCTTATAAATTACAATTTTCATTAAAAGAGGCACTAGAAGACTGGTATCAGGATTGTGAGAAAACTGGACTTTATTAA
- the dxs gene encoding 1-deoxy-D-xylulose-5-phosphate synthase, with protein MQVKAGPLLSKINYPADLKQYSDSDLEQISQELRQYIIDVVSVNGGHFGASLGVVELTVALHYALNTPYDKLVWDVGHQAYGHKILTGRRDLFHTNRVYGGISGFPKISESEYDTFGVGHSSTSISAALGMAVASQLKGETDRQHVAVIGDGAMTAGLAFEGLNHAGIENSNVLVILNDNCMSIDPNVGALKEYLTSITISKSYNRFRDDISHVLTGLSKLGPNAHKYVKKIEKSIKGTLLKQSNLFEALNFRYFGPVDGHDVKRLAQTIKDLSAIPGPKLLHCVTVKGKGFALAEKDQTKWHAPGLFDKITGEIKKSIPDKPQPPKYQDVFGHTMVELAEANDKIVGITPAMPSGSSLNIMMKAMPKRAFDVGIAEQHAVTFSAGLAAQGLVPFCNIYSSFMQRAYDQVIHDVAIQKLNVVFCLDRAGLAGADGATHHGAYDIAYMRCIPNLIVSSPMNEEELRNLMFTAQQENMGPFVIRYPRGNGVMPDWKRPFKALEIGKGRKICDGEDVALLTIGHVGNFAVEARAELNSEGFYPAHYDLRFVKPLDEELLHEVFAKYKHVITVEDGSLPGGVGSAVLEFMADHGYSANVIRLGIPDRFIEHGEQAELWAECGYDKNAIIETVKKFAVKRTTDSMAG; from the coding sequence ATGCAAGTAAAAGCTGGCCCCCTATTATCTAAAATCAACTATCCCGCTGATTTAAAGCAATATAGCGATTCTGACTTAGAACAAATAAGCCAGGAATTACGACAGTATATCATTGATGTTGTTAGTGTTAACGGTGGCCATTTTGGCGCCAGTTTAGGTGTTGTTGAATTAACGGTAGCCTTACACTATGCATTAAATACCCCTTACGATAAGTTGGTTTGGGATGTAGGCCATCAGGCATACGGACATAAAATACTAACCGGCCGTAGGGATTTATTCCATACCAACCGTGTATACGGTGGCATTAGCGGTTTCCCAAAAATTTCAGAAAGTGAATATGATACCTTTGGTGTAGGGCATTCTTCTACTTCCATTTCGGCTGCTTTGGGTATGGCAGTGGCTTCGCAATTAAAAGGCGAAACCGATCGGCAACATGTTGCCGTTATCGGCGATGGTGCCATGACAGCTGGTTTAGCTTTTGAAGGATTAAACCATGCAGGGATCGAAAACAGTAATGTGCTGGTGATCTTGAATGACAATTGCATGTCTATCGATCCGAATGTGGGGGCGCTTAAAGAATATTTAACCAGCATTACCATCTCAAAATCGTATAATCGTTTCCGTGACGACATTTCTCATGTACTTACTGGGCTCTCTAAACTTGGCCCCAATGCGCATAAGTATGTAAAGAAGATTGAAAAGAGTATTAAAGGAACCTTGCTCAAACAAAGTAATTTATTTGAAGCTTTAAACTTTAGATATTTCGGTCCTGTTGACGGGCACGATGTAAAACGTTTGGCGCAGACCATAAAAGATTTATCTGCTATTCCTGGTCCCAAGCTTTTACATTGCGTTACCGTAAAAGGTAAGGGTTTTGCGCTGGCAGAAAAAGACCAGACCAAGTGGCATGCGCCAGGTCTTTTCGATAAGATTACCGGCGAAATCAAAAAAAGTATTCCAGATAAGCCACAACCACCAAAATACCAGGATGTTTTCGGACATACCATGGTCGAGCTGGCTGAGGCGAATGATAAAATTGTGGGTATTACACCTGCTATGCCATCAGGATCATCGTTAAATATTATGATGAAAGCAATGCCAAAACGTGCATTCGATGTAGGTATCGCAGAGCAACATGCCGTGACTTTCTCGGCTGGTTTGGCGGCACAAGGATTAGTTCCGTTCTGTAACATCTATTCAAGCTTTATGCAAAGGGCCTACGATCAGGTGATTCATGATGTAGCTATTCAAAAGCTAAACGTAGTGTTTTGTTTGGATAGGGCGGGCTTAGCAGGAGCCGATGGTGCAACACACCATGGTGCATATGATATTGCCTACATGCGCTGTATTCCGAACTTAATCGTTTCTTCTCCCATGAACGAAGAAGAATTGCGAAACCTGATGTTTACTGCTCAACAAGAAAATATGGGGCCGTTCGTAATCCGTTACCCTCGCGGTAACGGTGTAATGCCCGATTGGAAACGACCATTCAAAGCATTAGAAATTGGCAAGGGGCGCAAAATCTGCGATGGCGAAGATGTAGCCTTATTAACCATTGGCCACGTAGGTAACTTTGCCGTTGAAGCACGCGCTGAACTGAACAGCGAGGGTTTTTATCCAGCGCATTACGATTTACGTTTTGTGAAGCCCTTAGATGAGGAGTTATTACATGAAGTTTTTGCTAAATACAAACATGTAATTACGGTTGAAGATGGCTCATTACCTGGTGGAGTAGGTTCAGCAGTATTGGAGTTTATGGCCGATCATGGTTATAGCGCAAATGTAATCCGTTTAGGTATTCCAGATCGGTTTATCGAACATGGCGAACAGGCCGAGCTTTGGGCCGAATGTGGTTATGATAAAAATGCTATTATTGAAACGGTTAAGAAATTTGCCGTAAAAAGAACAACTGATAGTATGGCAGGGTAG
- a CDS encoding glycosyltransferase, translating into MKVAILVPTLNAGEIWNDILKCIDVQEIGIGRKIIIDSGSTDNTVFLAEQHGFEIVQINKAEFDHGYARQLLAEAANGCDILIYLTQDCILKGVNALKKLVTAFDDPKVGIAYGRQLPHKGAKVLETHARLFNYPDKSIIKSFEDRARLGIKTASCSNSFAAYRRAALEEVGGFPSKTIFAEDVIVGGQILIKGWKIAYIAESEVYHSHNYTITEEFKRYFDIGVFHSTNEWLLEKFGSAGGEGVKYLKSELKYVFKHNPLVFPKMIMSIGAKFIGYKLGMMHEKLSLKQKKSFSMHSKYWDKLENK; encoded by the coding sequence ATGAAAGTAGCTATATTAGTACCAACATTGAATGCAGGTGAAATTTGGAACGATATTTTGAAATGTATTGATGTTCAAGAGATCGGTATAGGGAGAAAGATCATAATTGATTCAGGTTCCACAGATAATACTGTGTTCTTAGCGGAGCAACACGGTTTTGAGATTGTACAGATAAATAAAGCTGAATTTGATCATGGATATGCGAGGCAATTACTAGCAGAAGCGGCGAATGGTTGCGATATATTAATTTATTTAACCCAGGATTGTATTTTAAAGGGAGTCAATGCTTTAAAAAAGCTCGTTACCGCTTTCGATGATCCTAAGGTTGGTATTGCATATGGCCGACAGCTCCCTCATAAAGGAGCCAAAGTTTTGGAAACGCACGCTAGATTATTTAATTATCCGGACAAAAGTATTATAAAATCGTTTGAGGACCGTGCTCGATTGGGTATAAAAACAGCATCATGCTCAAATTCATTCGCTGCTTACAGAAGAGCTGCACTCGAAGAGGTAGGTGGTTTTCCTAGTAAGACAATATTTGCCGAAGATGTTATTGTTGGTGGCCAAATCTTAATTAAAGGATGGAAGATCGCTTATATTGCTGAATCAGAAGTTTATCATTCACATAATTATACTATAACAGAAGAATTTAAAAGGTATTTTGATATTGGTGTATTTCACTCTACAAATGAGTGGTTATTAGAGAAATTTGGTTCTGCAGGCGGAGAGGGAGTTAAATACCTAAAATCGGAGCTAAAATATGTATTTAAGCATAATCCGTTGGTTTTTCCTAAAATGATCATGTCTATTGGAGCTAAATTCATTGGATACAAATTAGGGATGATGCATGAAAAGTTATCATTAAAACAAAAGAAAAGTTTTTCGATGCATAGTAAGTATTGGGATAAATTAGAAAATAAATAA
- a CDS encoding mannose-1-phosphate guanylyltransferase: protein MNKDTYVLIMAGGVGSRFWPKSRNHFPKQFIDILGIGKSLLQLTYERFLNICPIEQIFVLTNETYADLVAEQLPAVLKPNILLEPSRNNTAPCIAYAAYKIGQLNPNANIVVAPSDHLILKEKVFLNKVEQALNFSSKNDALLTLGITPTRPDTGYGYIQYQDVPGEIKKVNAFMEKPILAKAEEYLKSGDYVWNAGIFIWSAASLKKAFEQYAPEIATLFESGLPFYNSPDEARFISEKYPLSPNISIDYAILEKADNVYTIPADIGWSDLGTWASLHAIGEKDADNNMVNLEKIHLKDTSNCIIHLPNDKAAVIRGLDNYIVVDDGEVLLIYPKSDEQEIKQVAKDMVIQHGIQYS from the coding sequence ATGAATAAAGATACATATGTATTAATTATGGCTGGAGGTGTGGGCTCACGCTTTTGGCCGAAAAGTAGAAATCATTTCCCAAAACAGTTTATTGATATTTTAGGCATTGGTAAATCTTTACTACAGCTTACTTATGAACGTTTTTTAAACATTTGCCCAATTGAGCAAATATTTGTTCTAACTAACGAAACTTATGCTGATTTGGTTGCTGAACAATTACCCGCTGTGTTAAAGCCTAATATTCTTTTGGAACCGAGTCGGAATAATACGGCCCCTTGCATTGCGTACGCGGCTTATAAAATTGGCCAATTAAATCCTAATGCAAATATTGTTGTCGCGCCTTCAGATCATTTAATTTTGAAAGAGAAAGTATTCTTGAATAAAGTGGAGCAGGCCTTGAATTTTAGTTCAAAGAACGATGCGTTGTTAACACTAGGAATTACTCCTACAAGGCCAGACACTGGTTATGGTTATATACAATATCAAGATGTACCAGGTGAAATTAAAAAGGTAAATGCCTTTATGGAGAAGCCCATTCTTGCTAAGGCAGAGGAATACCTGAAAAGTGGCGATTATGTTTGGAATGCAGGAATATTCATCTGGTCAGCAGCTTCTTTAAAGAAAGCATTTGAACAATATGCTCCTGAAATTGCTACATTGTTTGAAAGTGGCTTACCTTTTTATAATAGCCCTGATGAAGCTAGATTTATTTCCGAAAAATACCCTTTAAGCCCTAATATCTCCATCGATTATGCCATTTTAGAAAAGGCTGATAATGTATATACAATTCCTGCCGATATTGGTTGGTCTGATTTGGGTACCTGGGCATCGTTACATGCCATAGGAGAAAAAGATGCTGATAATAATATGGTCAATTTGGAAAAGATTCATTTAAAAGATACTTCGAACTGTATTATTCATTTGCCGAATGATAAAGCTGCCGTAATTAGGGGCTTAGATAATTATATCGTGGTAGATGATGGCGAAGTATTGTTAATTTATCCGAAATCTGATGAACAAGAGATTAAACAGGTGGCTAAGGATATGGTGATTCAACATGGAATACAGTATTCATAG